A part of Aegilops tauschii subsp. strangulata cultivar AL8/78 chromosome 2, Aet v6.0, whole genome shotgun sequence genomic DNA contains:
- the LOC141040702 gene encoding uncharacterized protein: MEFIDELKRIKQHMLSCWMVLGDFNMICRARDKSNNNINLRLMGKFRAAIDELELIDFPLFGRKFTWSNERENTTLTRINRVMVTSDWEALFPHFQLSPASTNVSDHCPLVLRRMDVSHCRAFRFENHWLRCPEFAEIVQGAWSKEVKSRDPIRVLHTKLSRTAKALKAWNKQKMRWTAFMSALASDVIFGLDLAEEERALTEAERGLRAQLKAKLLGFAAVDRARWRQKSRMTEIREGDASTRFFHQRASGRRRKNYIPHLSGADGPVFEHEGKAKILFDRFKNLIGAPFTRTARLNWVLLGLPRRDLSHLEGAFSEQELLAAIQETHGEKAPGPDGYTGAFFKHCWETIKTDMLAAVNSVHSLRGRCWHIINTANVVLLPKKEGAHDASDFRPISLMHSIPRARC, translated from the coding sequence ATGGAGTTCATCGATGAGCTAAAGCGGATTAAGCAGCACATGCTGTCATGTTGGATGGTTCTTGGTGATTTTAACATGATTTGCCGGGCGAGGGACAAGAGCAACAATAATATCAACTTGCGGCTGATGGGGAAATTCAGAGCGGCGATTGATGAGCTTGAGCTGATTGATTTCCCTTTGTTTGGGAGGAAATTCACCTGGTCAAATGAGAGAGAGAACACCACGCTCACCAGAATCAACAGGGTTATGGTCACTAGTGATTGGGAGGCTTTGTTCCCTCATTTTCAACTGTCGCCGGCCTCCACCAATGTCTCTGATCACTGCCCGCTTGTGCTGAGAAGAATGGATGTGTCGCATTGCAGGGCCTTTCGGTTCGAGAATCACTGGTTAAGATGCCCCGAGTTCGCGGAGATTGTGCAAGGCGCGTGGTCAAAGGAGGTGAAATCCCGCGACCCCATCCGTGTGCTGCACACAAAGCTCTCGAGGACGGCCAAGGCTCTCAAAGCATGGAACAAGCAGAAAATGCGCTGGACAGCTTTCATGTCAGCACTGGCCAGTGATGTGATCTTTGGGCTTGACCTTGCGGAGGAGGAGCGGGCCCTTACGGAGGCGGAGCGGGGGCTACGGGCGCAGCTCAAGGCCAAATTGCTCGGCTTTGCGGCTGTGGACAGAGCAAGGTGGCGGCAAAAATCGAGAATGACTGAAATCAGAGAGGGAGACGCGAGCACTCGTTTTTTTCACCAGCGAGCCTCTGGGCGACGGCGCAAAAATTACATTCCCCATCTAAGCGGCGCTGACGGCCCGGTGTTTGAGCATGAGGGCAAGGCCAAAATTCTGTTCGATAGATTCAAGAACCTCATCGGAGCGCCGTTCACTCGTACCGCCAGGCTCAACTGGGTGTTGCTGGGGCTGCCGCGGCGTGATCTGAGCCATCTGGAAGGGGCTTTTTCTGAGCAGGAGCTGTTGGCTGCAATTCAAGAGACACATGGGGAAAAGGCACCGGGGCCAGATGGGTACACTGGGGCTTTCTTCAAGCATTGCTGGGAAACAATCAAAACGGACATGTTGGCTGCTGTCAATTCTGTCCATAGTTTGAGAGGGCGCTGCTGGCACATTATCAACACGGCAAATGTGGTGCTTCTGCCTAAAAAGGAGGGAGCGCATGATGCAAGTGATTTCAGGCCAATAAGTCTTATGCACAGCATCCCCAGAGCAAGATGTTAG
- the LOC109761540 gene encoding uncharacterized protein — protein MLFQLMDKIRRKITVKFEKRRRVARKFQGRRILPSVMKELNDISRGLDIEYERIDDMIAEVSESVALGGKCHVTDLANRTCTCRAFQVSGKPCKHAISFITGIRGVTIEHFVDDCYSVAKFAAAYAPILPGLTDMSQWPSVNKEFFLNPPILRRAPGRPKVQRQKSGAENSKGKGKKGQHQCPICKAYGHRWQSCKDAAPEALEAYAEVAKQKRDKRKKKSITKAICTTSDQATNGTLPLLPCPSENETALALLSCPSDAIQDDVAKSTSSKSTSKSRRSKVISVVPDSPAMGTRSKKRAAPNSQAMASRSKKKLKL, from the exons ATGTTGTTTCAGCTCATGGACAAGATCAGGAGAAAGATTACGGTGAAGTTTGAGAAGAGGAGAAGGGTAGCTAGAAAATTTCAAGGTCGGCGTATACTTCCAAGTGTCATGAAGGAGTTGAATGACATAAGCAGGGGGCTGGACATTGAATATGAGAGAATAGATGACATGATTGCAGAGGTGAGTGAGAGTGTTGCGCTAGGTGGCAAGTGCCATGTCACTGATCTAGCAAATAGGACATGCACATGCAGGGCATTTCAAGTCTCGGGGAAGCCTTGTAAACATGCAATTAGCTTTATTACTGGAATTAGGGGGGTCACAATAGAACACTTCGTTGATGATTGTTACAGCGTTGCCAAGTTCGCTGCAGCTTATGCTCCTATTCTTCCTGGCCTAACCGACATGTCTCAATGGCCAAGTGTCAACAAAGAATTCTTCTTGAACCCCCCAATCCTTAGGAGGGCCCCTGGGAGACCAAAGGTACAGAGGCAGAAAAGTGGTGCTGAGAATAGCAagggaaagggaaagaaaggcCAACACCAATGTCCAATTTGCAAAGCTTATGGACATAGATGGCAAAGCTGCAAAGATGCTGCTCCTGAAGCACTAGAAGCCTATGCAGAAGTAGCAAAGCAAAAAAG ggacaaaagaaagaagaaatcCATTACAAAAGCTATTTGTACAACATCAGATCAAGCAACCAATGGTACACTACCTCTACTTCCGTGTCCAAGTGAAAATGAAACTGCACTAGCTCTACTTTCATGTCCAAGTGATGCAATTCAAGACGATGTTGCCAAGTCTACATCATCGAAGAGTACCTCGAAATCTAGAAG ATCAAAGGTCATATCTGTTGTGCCTGACAGCCCTGCAATGGGAACTCGAAGCAAGAAGAGAGCTGCGCCTAACAGCCAAGCAATGGCCAGTCGAAGCAAAAAAAAGTTGAAGTTGTGA